Within the Paenibacillus pabuli genome, the region GGCTGGCGCTTGTACTGGGTGCCAACAAACTGGCCAAAAAATTCGGGGAGGAAGGCGTCTACTGATATAAGAAAGCAGGCGTCTTCACCAGACAGGAGTGAACATTAAGATGCAACAGGATAAAACGTGGGGCAACCGAATCTTCGATATCGTCAATCATGGTCTGCTGCTGTTGATTGGAATCGTGACCGTTATTCCGTTTATCTACATTCTGGCTGTCTCGTTTACCAGCCCGCATGAAGTGGCGAAGGGAGGATTCATCCTTTTTCCAAAAGAATTTTCCCTGGCGGCCTATCGCTACATTTTCTCAACAGATACACTGATTCGAAGTCTCGGGGTCTCGATCTACATTACCGTGGTTGGTACATTGATTAACCTGCTGTTCACGTCGCTGATGGCGTATCCGCTATCCAGAAGATACTTGCGTGGACGGCAGCCGATTCTGCTCGGCGTATTGTTCACCATGCTGTTCAGCGGAGGCATGATTCCAACCTATTTCGTGGTCAAATCGCTGCATCTGACTGATACGTTATGGTCTCTGATGCTGCCCACCGCCATCAGTGCGTTCAACCTGATTGTACTCAAGAACTTTTTTCAAGCTATTCCGGATGAACTGGAGGATGCCGCCAAAATTGACGGCTGTAACGATGTCGGCGTTCTGTTCCGTATTGTATTGCCTTTGTCGATGCCGGCGATGGCTACATTCTCCCTGTTCTATGCAGTCGCTCACTGGAACAGCTTCTTCAATGCCGTCATCTACATCAATGACAGTGAGAAGTGGCCGGTTCAAGTGTGGCTTCGTGAGATTGTCATTCTGGCACAGAGCCGGATTGGGGACACGAGTATTGAAGAGACGGAGATTCAGCCGCTGACCATTCGTATGGCTGTTATTGTGTTCTCAACAATTCCAATCATGCTTGTATACCCATTCCTGCAAAAGCACTTTGCCAAAGGAGTGATGCTGGGGTCAGTAAAAGGTTGAGGTTGGCGCTTGAGTTGAAAGACGCAGGATGCAACAATGCTTGATCAGCAATGTATAAAAGGGGAGGTTTTCCTTTGATGAGAGGAACAAAAAAGAAAACTCTGGCTGTCCTGAGCACACTGGCTCTGGTGACGGGGCTGCTGGCTGGATGCGGATCAGACGAGGGTCAGGCTGCCGAGGGCGGCATACAGAACATATCCATTGCGATTGCACAGGTGGGTGATGTGCCGAGCAAGGGCAATGAGGTTCAGCAAAAGATCGAAGCCTTTACCAACACCAAGCTGGATATCCAGTGGATTCCCGCTTCGGCGTACAATGACAAAATTAACGTCATGATCGCTTCCAGCGATATGCCGAAGATCGTTAAAGTACAGTACAACCCGACAGTTACAAGTGCAATGCGCAACGATGTGTTTTGGGAGATTGGTCCCCTGCTCAAGGATTACAAAAATTTGTCCGCCCAGAACGAGCGCTTCTTCAACAATATCAAGGTAGATGGAAAAATCTATGGTGTACCGGTGTTCTCCGATATTGCCCGGGCGACGGTTATTTACCGTAAAGACTGGTTCGATAAGCTGAATCTCAAGGTACCAACCACACCGGATGAATGGTATGAAACGATCAAAACCCTGGCGACTTCCGATCCGGATGGAGATGGGCAGGATAATACGTTCGGTCTGATGCTGTTCAAAAAATATAACGAAGATCAATATTCCTTCACGACACGTCTTGGTGTGAGTTTTGGTGCACCGAACAAGTGGAAGGTTGAGGATGACGGCAGTTTCACTCCGGAATTTATGACACCGGAATACATGCAGGTGCTGGACCTGCTGAAACGGTTGTATGACGAGAAGCTGCTGAATCAGGACTTTGCTGTGTTTGACTCCACCGAAGCGGAGAAAAAGTACGACTCCGGCGTTGTCGGCATGCGTGTCGGCGTGGCGCAGAACGGTAAGAGCCAGCAGGAGCGTCTCTCCAAGAATGACCCGGATGGGGTTGTGGACATTGCAGGTTTGCTTGGACCGAACGGCGATCGTGTTGCAGGCCAGACAGGCAACTCCGGAATATTGGCCTTCCCTAAAGCGACAGTGAAATCCGAAGAGGAGCTGAAAAGTCTGCTGAGCTTTCTGGATAAGTTGATGGAACCGGAGATGGCAACATTGCTCATGCGCGGAATAGAAGACAAACATTACACCAAAGTGGGCGAAGATGAAGTGGAAATGAGCGACTTCGATGCTTTCCAGCGTGAGGTGAAGCCATATCGCGACAATCTGCCCTATGTTGAAGGTTACAATGTGCCGAAATTGAAGGATACCGAACTGGGGGTAAAAGGAACCGAGCTTGCCAAAGAGCTGGCCGAACATGCCGTTCCGAACCCTGCGCTCACGTTATACTCACCAACCTATGGTGATCGCGGGGCTGATCTCGATCAGATGATTGCCGATGCGCAAACGAAATATATCATGGGTAAGATTGATGAAAATGGCTGGAAACAGGAGATTGAGAACTGGGCCAATGCAGGTGGAACCAAGATTCGTGAGGAATATGCCGAAGACTATAAAAAACAGGCTCAATAAGTGAGCGACGCGGAGGGTATCGATGAAGGAAACATTGCAGTTCACACCGGTACGAATGGCCGATCAGTTCATGGAAAGTTACCGCAATCATCAGCTGTATCCCACTTGGCATTATGAGAACGGCTGCCTGCTGAAGGCGCTGGAAGAACTGTATCATCGTACAGGGGAAACCAAGTATTACGATTACCTTCGGGAGCTGATGGATCACTTCATTCAGGAAGATGGCACGATTCGCACATACAACGTGGAAGAGTACAATTTGGACCAGATTAATCAGGGAAAATCCTTGTTCTTCCTGATGGAGAAGACAGGTGAAGCGAAATACCGCAAGGCCGCAGAGCTGCTTATGGTTCAGCTCAAGGGACAGCCACGCACGAGCGAAGGCGGTTTCTGGCACAAGAAGATTTATCCTTTTCAAATGTGGCTGGATGGATTGTATATGGCGACTCCGTTTCTCACGCAATATGGGGCAGTAACAGGCGAAGAGAAGTGGTTTGAACGAGCGGCTCTGCAGCTGCTGCTGGTGGAGAAGCATACACGTGAACCGCGCAGCGGCTTGCTGTACCATGCCTGGGATGAGAGCAAGGAGCAGCGCTGGAGCTCGGGCGAAACCGGCTGTTCTCCCCATGTCTGGAGCCGGGCCATGGGTTGGTACGTGATGGCCGTGGTGGATACACTGGATCATCTGCCGAAAGATCATGAACAGCGCGGACAGATTGTCGGCATATTCGAGCGCGTGGCCAACGCACTTGTACATGTACAGGATCAACAGACAGGGCTGTGGCCCCATCTGCTGGATCAGCCGGGTCGTGAGCGGAATTATCTGGAAGCGTCGGGTACATCCATGTTTGTATATGCGCTGGCCAAGGGTGTACGCAAAGGTTATCTGAGCGGCAAGTTCAAGGAGGTCGCGGAAAAAGGATACCAGGGTCTGCTGCAGCACTTGCTGCAAACGGACCGTGAAGGTGTACTGTCCTTGACCCAGTGCAATGGCGGTGCAGGTCTCGGGGGAAGTCCGTATCGTGACGGATCGTACGAATATTATGTAACCGAGTCCATCCGAATCAATGATCCGAAATCGGTTGCCCCGTTTATTCTGGCAGGTGTGGAGATGGAACTGGCTTAACGCGGGTTCCTTTCTTCAGATAGATATATGGTAGCGCATTCATTTGATTGGCCTAATGCTGAAAATAACGATAATGCAAAAGGAGAGATGGTTCATGAGTCCAAAAGGTCGGGTGTCCCGTATAAGCGGATTCGTTGTCATTGGTGCAATGTCCGCTGGACTGCTTGCAGGTTGTGGAGGAGAAAAAGCTCCAGCCGCCGGGGAAGGCAAGTTTCCCATTTCCATCTCTTTGATGCAGGTAGGCGATGTGCCCGCCAAGGAAAATGGGGTGGAGCAAAAAATTGAGGAGTATACGAATACGGATGTCAATGTTCAGTGGATCCCGCAGTCGGCTTTTGATGATAAGGTGAACGTCATGGTTGCTTCGGGAGAGATGCCTACGATCATGCGCGTGAATTACGTACCGACCACATTTAATGCAGCCAAAACAGGACTGTTTTGGGAACTGGGACCCTACCTGAAGGATTATAAAAACCTGTCGGCCCAATCCGAGGCGTATTTTAACAATATCAAGATCGAAGGCAAAATCTACGGCATTCCCAATTTCCGCGATATCGGACGAACGGCCATCGTGTACCGCAAGGATTGGTTCGACAAGTTGAAGCTGGAAGTGCCCAAGACGCTGGATGACTGGTATGAAGTGATGCGTTCCATGCGCAAGGATGATCCGGACGGGAATGGTAAGGAAGATACGTATGGTGCGCTGCTCTTCAAGAAGTATAACGAAGGCGTATCTTCTCCGCTGACCCGGATAGCCGTGAGTATTGGGGGTGTGAACAAGTGGGGTGTAGATGATGCGGGCAAATTAACGCCGGAATTCCTGACCACTGAATATGTGGACACCATGAAGCTGTTCAAGCGACTGTTCAGCGAAGGGCTGATCAACAGTGATTTCCCTGCTCTCGATCCTTCGGATGCGGACAAAAAAATGGACTCTGGCCTGATTGGCATGAAGCTGAACGGCGTGGCACAGAACGGCAAGTCATCCCAGCAGCGGCTTACGCCTAACGCTCCGGATGGAGTAATCGATGTTGCTCCGTTCCAGGGAACGGAGGGTATACGCATCGCCGGGGAGCCGGGGAACTATGGCATGCTGGTGATCCCGAAGGCAGCGGTGCAGGATGAAGAGCAATTGAAAAAAGTGCTCACATTCCTTGATCAGCTGATGGATGAGGAACTGAGTACACTGCAGCTGCGAGGGCTGCTCGATGTGCACTACACCAAGACGGCTGACGGTAAAACCGAACTGAAGGACTTTGACGCTTATCAGCGCGAGGTGAAGCCGTATCGCGACAATTTGTTAAGTGTTGAAGGGTACAACGTTGCTGAATTAATTGATGTTCCGATTGGCATGAAGGGCACCAAGATGGCCCGCGAGAATGAACAGTATGCCATTTCTAATCCTGCACTGACACTGTCATCGGCCATCTACACCGAGCGGGGTCAGGAGCTGGATCAGATGATCTGGGATGCACAGACCAAGTACATTATGGGCAAGATTGACGACGCAGGCTGGGAGCGGGAAGTAGCTAACTGGCGAAAAGCCGGAGGAGATCAGCTGATCTCTGAGCTGGAGGCATCCTACGCCGAACTGAACGGGAAATAACGAAAGATAGGGTGAATACGTGTGCCCCAATAGAAGCTGTGTTTTATGTCAACGGACGTGAAGCATCGCTTCTTTTTCTTTTGCATGATTATGGTAGGGCAGCTGAAAGGGTATAAAGAGAAAGGAGCATTCTTTTCACATCCATTTATATCACCGAGAGGGGAAAGAACATCATGATTGAAGAACATGACAAGCACGAATTATACGGTAATGATACATATCAAGGAAGAGACTTGGGCGTCACGATCGGCTCTCAATCCTGCCAATTCAAAGTATGGGCTCCAGATGCTGTCCGGATGGACGTGCTACTCTACACGGCATCCACTGCGGAGCTTGCAGGGATACAAGAAGGACAACGATTCGCGACAAAAGAAGTACCCATGCTTAGACTGCAGCAGGGCATCTGGTCTTTGAAGCTGGATGGAGAATGGAACGGTTACCGGTATATGTACCGGGCCACCTTCGAAGGTGGCCGACAGGAGACAGCAGTGGATCCTTATGCAAGGGCAGTTACCATGAATGGTGAAATGGGTGTCATCATCCGGCTGGAACAGACGGATCCCGAAGGATGGAGTCAGGATGTTCGTCCAGAGCTGAGAAGTCCGGTGGATGCCGTATTATATGAGCTGCATGTGCGGGATTTTTCGATTCACTCTTCATCCGGCATGATGAACAAAGGCAAGTATTTGGCTTTTACTGAAACAGGACTGCGCGATTCCGAGGGCAATACTCTGGGGATTGATCATTTGGCCGAGCTTGGCGTTACCCATGTTCACCTGCTGCCCGTGTTTGATTTTGCCACCGTGGACGAATCCAAGGCTGGAGACAGTGCTTTCGGAGGTTCCGAGGATTCCAGCTATAACTGGGGGTATGATCCTCTCCATTACAACGTCCCGGAAGGCTCTTATGCCACACGTGCAGATGAGCCCGGCACACGCATACGGGAGCTAAAGGCTTTGGTGCTGGCACTTCATCAGAAAGGGATCGGGGTGGTTATGGATGTGGTGTATAATCATACGTTTAATACGGCCGACAGTTCGTTTGAGAAGCTGGTACCCGGATATTACTACCGCCAGAATGAGGATGGCACATACAGCAACGGATCCGGGACCGGCAATGAGGTAGCCACTGAACGTCCCATGGTGCGCAAGTTTATTATTGAATCGGTACGTTACTGGGCAGAGGAATACCATATCGACGGGTTCCGGTTTGACTTGATGGGGTTGATTGACACAACGACCATGAGGGAACTTGCTGCAGAGCTGCATGAACACGTGTCTCCGTCCATCCTTCTGTATGGTGAGCCGTGGGCGGCAATGGAATCACCTCTAGGGGAGCGAATGACCCTCAAGGGAGACCAGAATAGAGCCGGACTCGCTGTATTCAACGATAATTTTCGCGGTGCAATCAAAGGGGATAGTGATGGAGCGGAGAAAGGGTTCGCTACAGGTGCGGAGGGAAAGGAAGAGGATATCTGGACGGGTGTAAGGGGAGCCATTACCGATTTTACGGCCAGTCCATCCGAGACGGTGAATTACGTAACGGTTCACGATAATCTGAATCTGTGGGACAAGGTTGCGCATACGCAAGGGCTAGAAAAGCAGCTTGGGTTTATCTCCTATGATGATGAGGGACACGTTCGGGGATATGACAGTGTAGAACGGGCAGTAGAGGATGCGAATCCGTATATGCAGATTGATCCCAATCATGTGTTGGAGAATGAAACGGTTCGGCGCTGCTTGCTTGCAAATGGCATTGTGTTGACTTCCCAGGGAATTCCCCTGCTGGCGGCCGGGGATGAATTCTTGCGCAGCAAATACGGCGATGCCAACAGTCACGAGAGTGGGGATGCTGTCAATGCGATTCGTTGGGAACAAAAACAGCAGTTCAAGTCGGTGTTTGATTATTATCGTGGACTGATTCGCCTTCGACGTGAACATTCGGCCTTCAGGTTCAGAACCCAGGACGATATTGACAAACATGTACGCTTGATAGAAAAAGACAAAAGCCTGCTTGCTTATGAGCTGTCAGGTGCGGCTGCCGGAGATTCCTGGAGGCGGATTATCGTGATTTATAATGCAGCAAATGAAAGCCGGACGATTCCTGTACCTTCCGGAATGTGGAATGTCGTTGTAGAGCAGGGACAAGCAGGTGTCGAACC harbors:
- a CDS encoding carbohydrate ABC transporter permease is translated as MQQDKTWGNRIFDIVNHGLLLLIGIVTVIPFIYILAVSFTSPHEVAKGGFILFPKEFSLAAYRYIFSTDTLIRSLGVSIYITVVGTLINLLFTSLMAYPLSRRYLRGRQPILLGVLFTMLFSGGMIPTYFVVKSLHLTDTLWSLMLPTAISAFNLIVLKNFFQAIPDELEDAAKIDGCNDVGVLFRIVLPLSMPAMATFSLFYAVAHWNSFFNAVIYINDSEKWPVQVWLREIVILAQSRIGDTSIEETEIQPLTIRMAVIVFSTIPIMLVYPFLQKHFAKGVMLGSVKG
- a CDS encoding extracellular solute-binding protein, with translation MRGTKKKTLAVLSTLALVTGLLAGCGSDEGQAAEGGIQNISIAIAQVGDVPSKGNEVQQKIEAFTNTKLDIQWIPASAYNDKINVMIASSDMPKIVKVQYNPTVTSAMRNDVFWEIGPLLKDYKNLSAQNERFFNNIKVDGKIYGVPVFSDIARATVIYRKDWFDKLNLKVPTTPDEWYETIKTLATSDPDGDGQDNTFGLMLFKKYNEDQYSFTTRLGVSFGAPNKWKVEDDGSFTPEFMTPEYMQVLDLLKRLYDEKLLNQDFAVFDSTEAEKKYDSGVVGMRVGVAQNGKSQQERLSKNDPDGVVDIAGLLGPNGDRVAGQTGNSGILAFPKATVKSEEELKSLLSFLDKLMEPEMATLLMRGIEDKHYTKVGEDEVEMSDFDAFQREVKPYRDNLPYVEGYNVPKLKDTELGVKGTELAKELAEHAVPNPALTLYSPTYGDRGADLDQMIADAQTKYIMGKIDENGWKQEIENWANAGGTKIREEYAEDYKKQAQ
- a CDS encoding glycoside hydrolase family 88/105 protein, producing MKETLQFTPVRMADQFMESYRNHQLYPTWHYENGCLLKALEELYHRTGETKYYDYLRELMDHFIQEDGTIRTYNVEEYNLDQINQGKSLFFLMEKTGEAKYRKAAELLMVQLKGQPRTSEGGFWHKKIYPFQMWLDGLYMATPFLTQYGAVTGEEKWFERAALQLLLVEKHTREPRSGLLYHAWDESKEQRWSSGETGCSPHVWSRAMGWYVMAVVDTLDHLPKDHEQRGQIVGIFERVANALVHVQDQQTGLWPHLLDQPGRERNYLEASGTSMFVYALAKGVRKGYLSGKFKEVAEKGYQGLLQHLLQTDREGVLSLTQCNGGAGLGGSPYRDGSYEYYVTESIRINDPKSVAPFILAGVEMELA
- a CDS encoding extracellular solute-binding protein, whose amino-acid sequence is MSPKGRVSRISGFVVIGAMSAGLLAGCGGEKAPAAGEGKFPISISLMQVGDVPAKENGVEQKIEEYTNTDVNVQWIPQSAFDDKVNVMVASGEMPTIMRVNYVPTTFNAAKTGLFWELGPYLKDYKNLSAQSEAYFNNIKIEGKIYGIPNFRDIGRTAIVYRKDWFDKLKLEVPKTLDDWYEVMRSMRKDDPDGNGKEDTYGALLFKKYNEGVSSPLTRIAVSIGGVNKWGVDDAGKLTPEFLTTEYVDTMKLFKRLFSEGLINSDFPALDPSDADKKMDSGLIGMKLNGVAQNGKSSQQRLTPNAPDGVIDVAPFQGTEGIRIAGEPGNYGMLVIPKAAVQDEEQLKKVLTFLDQLMDEELSTLQLRGLLDVHYTKTADGKTELKDFDAYQREVKPYRDNLLSVEGYNVAELIDVPIGMKGTKMARENEQYAISNPALTLSSAIYTERGQELDQMIWDAQTKYIMGKIDDAGWEREVANWRKAGGDQLISELEASYAELNGK
- the pulA gene encoding type I pullulanase, whose product is MIEEHDKHELYGNDTYQGRDLGVTIGSQSCQFKVWAPDAVRMDVLLYTASTAELAGIQEGQRFATKEVPMLRLQQGIWSLKLDGEWNGYRYMYRATFEGGRQETAVDPYARAVTMNGEMGVIIRLEQTDPEGWSQDVRPELRSPVDAVLYELHVRDFSIHSSSGMMNKGKYLAFTETGLRDSEGNTLGIDHLAELGVTHVHLLPVFDFATVDESKAGDSAFGGSEDSSYNWGYDPLHYNVPEGSYATRADEPGTRIRELKALVLALHQKGIGVVMDVVYNHTFNTADSSFEKLVPGYYYRQNEDGTYSNGSGTGNEVATERPMVRKFIIESVRYWAEEYHIDGFRFDLMGLIDTTTMRELAAELHEHVSPSILLYGEPWAAMESPLGERMTLKGDQNRAGLAVFNDNFRGAIKGDSDGAEKGFATGAEGKEEDIWTGVRGAITDFTASPSETVNYVTVHDNLNLWDKVAHTQGLEKQLGFISYDDEGHVRGYDSVERAVEDANPYMQIDPNHVLENETVRRCLLANGIVLTSQGIPLLAAGDEFLRSKYGDANSHESGDAVNAIRWEQKQQFKSVFDYYRGLIRLRREHSAFRFRTQDDIDKHVRLIEKDKSLLAYELSGAAAGDSWRRIIVIYNAANESRTIPVPSGMWNVVVEQGQAGVEPLRTVKEGEVTIPAVSLMIMYANN